A genomic stretch from Desulfohalobium retbaense DSM 5692 includes:
- a CDS encoding LptA/OstA family protein, with translation MRRRLLFLGMLAAVLSMASPLGAQQGEQTAPIKITSDTMRYAHADKQVRFKGSVHAIRDTFELWSETLTVFLKAGAADTAEGGMGMGGDQSIDHLVAEGDVRLQEGNRTGYCDTAWFYPDEGMLRLEGSPRLEQGENSISGSVIKMYLKENRSEVIGGDSGRVEALFYSPEEGFGDADSGN, from the coding sequence ATGAGAAGACGACTATTGTTCCTTGGTATGCTGGCGGCGGTGCTGAGCATGGCCTCTCCCCTGGGAGCCCAGCAGGGCGAGCAAACCGCGCCCATCAAAATCACCTCGGATACCATGCGCTACGCCCACGCCGACAAACAGGTCCGTTTCAAGGGGTCTGTGCATGCGATTCGGGATACTTTTGAGTTGTGGTCCGAGACCTTGACCGTGTTTCTCAAGGCCGGGGCGGCAGACACCGCTGAAGGCGGCATGGGCATGGGCGGTGACCAGAGCATCGACCACCTCGTGGCCGAGGGCGATGTCCGGCTGCAGGAGGGCAACCGGACCGGCTATTGCGACACGGCCTGGTTCTATCCCGACGAGGGGATGCTGCGTCTCGAAGGATCGCCGCGCCTGGAACAGGGAGAAAACAGCATCAGCGGCAGTGTGATCAAGATGTATCTCAAGGAGAACAGGAGCGAAGTCATCGGCGGCGACTCCGGGCGTGTCGAGGCCCTGTTCTATTCCCCTGAGGAAGGCTTCGGCGATGCAGACAGCGGAAATTGA
- the hpf gene encoding ribosome hibernation-promoting factor, HPF/YfiA family produces MQIRFNFKSFEPSDHLRDYAEKRFDKLNKYIHDTESADIQVNLEVEKIRQMAEVVVNADGNKLSAFEESEDMYSTIDMALDKVEAQLRKIRDKAKKKHRMEDTKPVRMDVFSYVASESGEQVRNIVKTDHYEPKPMTVDEAAMQLETLEYEFLVFYNAENDSVNVIYKRRNGDFGLIDPGMY; encoded by the coding sequence ATGCAGATCAGATTCAATTTCAAAAGTTTCGAGCCGTCTGATCACCTCCGGGATTATGCAGAGAAGCGTTTTGATAAATTGAATAAATATATCCACGACACCGAATCGGCCGACATCCAGGTCAACCTCGAAGTTGAAAAGATTCGCCAAATGGCCGAAGTTGTTGTCAATGCTGACGGAAACAAGCTGTCGGCCTTCGAAGAAAGCGAAGATATGTACTCGACCATCGACATGGCCCTGGACAAGGTCGAGGCGCAATTGCGGAAAATCCGCGACAAGGCCAAGAAAAAGCACCGCATGGAAGACACCAAGCCGGTGCGCATGGATGTCTTTTCGTATGTGGCCTCGGAAAGCGGCGAGCAGGTTCGGAACATCGTCAAGACCGATCATTACGAACCCAAGCCAATGACCGTCGACGAAGCGGCCATGCAACTGGAAACGCTGGAATACGAATTCCTGGTCTTCTACAATGCCGAGAATGACAGCGTGAATGTGATCTACAAGCGGCGCAACGGCGATTTTGGACTGATTGATCCGGGGATGTATTAA
- a CDS encoding PTS sugar transporter subunit IIA, with product MVGVIVVTHLDLGEKLLKAAENILGPQEMCITISLDSSTDMDESMQALKQAVEEVDVGSGVLILTDMFGGTPSNLAMSLLGAGDYEVITGVNLPLLLKLLGNREMELQELAVEVKSAGRQGILVAGEVLRRKVSNG from the coding sequence ATGGTTGGTGTGATTGTCGTCACCCACCTTGATCTGGGTGAAAAGCTGCTCAAAGCGGCCGAAAATATTCTGGGACCCCAGGAGATGTGTATTACGATCAGCCTGGACAGTTCCACGGACATGGATGAATCCATGCAGGCCCTGAAACAGGCTGTCGAAGAAGTGGATGTCGGTAGCGGGGTGCTTATTTTGACCGACATGTTCGGAGGTACACCGAGCAATCTGGCCATGTCCCTGCTCGGCGCCGGTGACTATGAAGTCATCACCGGGGTGAATCTTCCCTTGCTGCTCAAGCTGCTGGGGAACCGGGAAATGGAGCTGCAGGAGCTGGCCGTGGAAGTGAAGTCCGCCGGCCGCCAAGGCATCCTGGTGGCCGGGGAAGTCTTGCGACGCAAGGTGTCCAATGGATGA
- the kdsA gene encoding 3-deoxy-8-phosphooctulonate synthase has product MTGASDLFSLSRRSLFAIVGPCALEELELGLRVAERLAAIQDELGIPLVFKSSFDKANRSSVDSFRGPGLQTGLEWLQRIKEASGLPVVTDIHAPEQARPVADVADVLQIPAFLCRQTDLLLAAAKTGRIVNVKKGQFLAPWDMANVVAKLEAGGGESIWLTERGSSFGYNNLVVDMRSIPIMQDTGWPAVFDATHSVQLPGGQGTRSGGQRQFVGTLARAAVAAGCNGIFLEVHPDPDHALCDGPNSLALDALAGELRRLLAVREAVHGN; this is encoded by the coding sequence GTGACTGGAGCAAGCGATCTTTTCTCTTTGTCCCGGCGCTCTTTGTTTGCCATTGTCGGGCCATGTGCTCTGGAAGAGCTGGAACTCGGCCTGCGGGTAGCCGAACGGCTGGCCGCCATTCAGGACGAGTTGGGCATCCCTCTGGTATTCAAGAGCTCGTTCGACAAGGCCAACCGGAGTTCCGTGGACAGTTTTCGCGGTCCCGGTCTGCAGACCGGCCTCGAATGGCTGCAGCGGATCAAAGAGGCTTCCGGTCTGCCGGTGGTCACGGACATCCATGCCCCGGAACAGGCCCGTCCCGTGGCCGATGTGGCCGATGTCCTCCAGATTCCGGCGTTTTTATGCCGCCAGACCGACCTGCTTCTGGCCGCGGCCAAGACCGGGCGGATCGTGAACGTCAAGAAGGGGCAGTTTCTGGCGCCGTGGGATATGGCCAATGTTGTGGCCAAGCTCGAAGCCGGTGGGGGGGAATCCATCTGGCTGACCGAGCGGGGCAGTTCGTTCGGCTACAACAACCTCGTGGTCGACATGCGTTCGATCCCGATCATGCAGGACACCGGCTGGCCGGCGGTCTTCGACGCCACCCATTCGGTGCAATTGCCCGGCGGACAGGGAACGCGTTCCGGCGGGCAGCGGCAATTTGTCGGGACCTTGGCCCGGGCTGCCGTGGCGGCCGGCTGCAACGGTATTTTTCTCGAAGTCCATCCCGACCCGGACCACGCCCTGTGCGACGGGCCGAACAGTTTGGCCCTTGACGCGCTGGCCGGAGAACTCCGCCGCCTCCTGGCGGTACGGGAGGCTGTGCATGGAAACTAG
- a CDS encoding PTS sugar transporter subunit IIA, with protein sequence MQLNEFLEGELILPDLTARDKAGVLEELVTPLGHKWPQLDLESAKAVLLEREGLGSTGIGDGIAIPHGKLDVLDEVSVVVGRSLPGVEFDALDQKPCHIFFLVMAPEHVAGMHLRILATISRTLKDEVFRQSFMQAEGKEGLWQLLQAT encoded by the coding sequence ATGCAACTCAACGAGTTCCTTGAGGGGGAGCTGATTCTCCCTGACCTGACGGCCCGTGATAAGGCCGGGGTGTTGGAGGAATTGGTCACCCCTCTGGGGCATAAATGGCCGCAACTGGATCTGGAGAGCGCCAAAGCGGTGCTCCTGGAGCGGGAAGGACTTGGCAGCACCGGCATCGGCGACGGCATTGCCATCCCCCACGGCAAACTGGACGTTCTGGACGAGGTCTCCGTGGTGGTCGGGCGCAGCCTGCCGGGCGTGGAGTTCGACGCTCTGGACCAGAAACCGTGCCACATCTTCTTTCTTGTCATGGCGCCTGAACACGTGGCCGGGATGCATCTGCGCATCCTGGCCACTATTTCCAGGACGCTCAAGGACGAGGTCTTTCGGCAGAGCTTCATGCAGGCTGAGGGCAAAGAGGGCTTGTGGCAATTGTTGCAGGCGACTTAG
- a CDS encoding manganese-dependent inorganic pyrophosphatase → MPVYVVGHKSPDTDSVCAAIALADLKSKLGLETVPGVQGELSPESKFVLDKFGVDAPEAVADATDKQVFLVDHSDLSQSLDNLDKGELLGIVDHHKIGDVTTPNPVEVWTWPVGCTCTVLKAMYDFYGVEIPKNIAGIMTCAILSDTVIFKSATCTDADKQAAEALAKVAGLGDLTELGMEMFKVKSAIEGTPVRELVKRDYKNFDMNGNKVGIGQLEVVDLSLLDSVKGDLAKDIQALKDEDSNHSVFLLLTDIMKEGSEMLIVSDDASVVEKAFGVKPVDGKAWLDGVMSRKKQVVPNFEKAFAS, encoded by the coding sequence ATGCCGGTTTATGTTGTAGGACACAAGAGCCCGGACACCGATTCGGTCTGCGCCGCGATTGCCTTGGCCGATCTGAAGAGCAAGCTTGGTCTGGAGACCGTGCCGGGCGTCCAGGGCGAGCTCAGCCCTGAATCGAAGTTCGTTTTGGACAAGTTTGGTGTCGACGCCCCGGAAGCGGTGGCCGACGCCACGGACAAACAGGTCTTCCTGGTTGACCACTCTGATCTGTCCCAGAGCCTGGACAATCTGGACAAGGGTGAACTGCTGGGCATCGTCGACCACCACAAGATCGGCGACGTAACCACGCCGAACCCCGTGGAAGTCTGGACCTGGCCCGTGGGCTGCACCTGCACCGTGCTCAAAGCCATGTATGATTTTTATGGCGTGGAAATCCCCAAAAATATCGCCGGGATCATGACTTGCGCCATTTTGAGCGACACCGTTATCTTCAAGTCTGCCACCTGCACTGACGCGGATAAGCAGGCCGCTGAAGCCTTGGCCAAGGTTGCCGGTCTGGGCGATCTGACTGAATTGGGCATGGAAATGTTCAAGGTCAAATCGGCCATCGAAGGGACCCCGGTGCGCGAATTGGTCAAGCGCGACTACAAGAATTTCGACATGAATGGCAACAAGGTCGGCATCGGCCAGTTGGAAGTCGTGGATCTGTCCCTGCTCGACAGCGTGAAGGGCGACCTGGCCAAGGATATCCAGGCCCTGAAGGACGAAGACAGCAACCATTCCGTGTTCCTCTTGTTGACCGACATCATGAAGGAAGGCTCCGAGATGCTCATCGTCTCCGACGATGCGTCCGTTGTCGAAAAGGCTTTCGGTGTGAAGCCCGTCGACGGCAAAGCCTGGCTTGACGGTGTCATGAGCCGTAAAAAGCAGGTTGTGCCGAATTTCGAAAAGGCCTTCGCCAGCTAA
- the rapZ gene encoding RNase adapter RapZ produces the protein MSPCRQIPLVLLAGLAGAGKSTGLNVFEDLRFFCVDGLPVRMVERMVRFFCNENPRGYRGLAVGIDVRQSDFAAEWEQLKRTLEAEGVTPQLIFFEARPEVLIRRYATTRRPHPLESRDMGLEQALEHERALLEPLRDRADLVVDTSEFSVHDLRRHLQDKWQFLEETTHGLRVYLTSFGFKYGVPSDADLVFDLRFLPNPYFEPDLRPLTGKDGPVAAYVLDSDPGAGFIERFIDFLDYLLPLYAAEGRYRLTLALGCTGGRHRSVAVTEALAKALGKNQYEVSVEHRHWELG, from the coding sequence ATGTCTCCCTGTCGCCAAATTCCCCTTGTTTTGCTGGCCGGGCTGGCCGGAGCCGGCAAAAGTACCGGCCTCAATGTCTTTGAGGACCTGCGTTTCTTCTGCGTCGACGGCCTGCCGGTGCGGATGGTCGAACGGATGGTCCGCTTTTTTTGTAATGAAAATCCGAGAGGGTACAGGGGATTGGCGGTTGGAATCGATGTCCGCCAGAGCGACTTTGCCGCCGAATGGGAACAGCTCAAACGTACCCTGGAAGCCGAAGGTGTGACCCCGCAGCTCATTTTTTTCGAGGCCCGACCAGAGGTTCTTATCCGGCGTTACGCCACGACCCGACGCCCCCATCCGCTCGAATCCCGAGACATGGGGCTCGAGCAGGCTTTGGAGCACGAACGGGCCCTGCTCGAGCCGTTGCGCGACCGGGCGGATCTGGTAGTGGATACCTCAGAGTTTTCGGTGCACGACCTGCGCCGCCATCTTCAGGACAAGTGGCAGTTTCTGGAGGAGACCACCCACGGTCTGCGGGTCTATCTGACCTCGTTCGGCTTCAAATACGGTGTCCCCTCGGATGCTGATCTGGTTTTTGATCTCCGCTTTTTGCCCAATCCCTATTTCGAGCCGGATCTGCGCCCGCTGACCGGCAAGGACGGGCCGGTGGCCGCCTATGTATTGGACAGCGATCCGGGGGCAGGGTTTATCGAGCGGTTCATCGATTTTCTGGACTATCTTCTGCCATTGTATGCGGCCGAAGGCCGATACCGGCTGACCCTGGCTCTGGGGTGTACCGGAGGGCGGCACCGTTCGGTGGCCGTGACCGAGGCCCTGGCCAAAGCGCTGGGCAAAAACCAATACGAAGTTTCCGTGGAGCACCGGCACTGGGAACTGGGCTGA
- a CDS encoding PTS sugar transporter subunit IIB: MDEMMYWVRIDNRLVHGQVIENWLPYTRAKALVVVNDDLAHDDLRQEIIGLAIPAGIRHFFLTVDAIPQLINGQYRLGNAANVLFLFATCADAWRAFELGFSFDHLNIGNIHYGPGRRQVCDHAALSREDIACLRSFSVKGVELDFRCVPNTPVQVKELW; encoded by the coding sequence ATGGATGAGATGATGTATTGGGTTCGGATCGACAACCGCCTCGTGCACGGGCAAGTTATCGAGAATTGGCTGCCCTACACCCGGGCCAAGGCCCTGGTCGTGGTCAACGATGATCTGGCCCATGACGACCTGCGCCAGGAAATTATCGGGCTGGCCATTCCCGCAGGGATCCGCCATTTTTTCCTGACCGTCGATGCCATTCCCCAACTCATCAACGGCCAGTACCGGCTTGGCAATGCCGCGAACGTTCTTTTTCTCTTTGCTACCTGCGCTGACGCCTGGCGCGCCTTCGAACTCGGTTTCAGCTTCGATCACCTCAATATCGGCAATATCCATTACGGTCCGGGCCGGCGGCAAGTCTGCGACCACGCCGCGTTGAGCCGGGAAGACATCGCCTGCCTGCGCAGTTTTTCGGTCAAAGGCGTGGAACTCGATTTTCGGTGTGTTCCGAACACCCCGGTACAGGTCAAGGAATTATGGTAA
- a CDS encoding KdsC family phosphatase, with protein sequence METRTRAEQIRMLVLDVDGVLTDGGLYYSQDGTIGKRFHVQDGLGIKLAQAAELEIAVATGLDAGAVHTRVRELGITEYSFGRTNKVPFVEDILERRGWQWANVAFLGDDWVDAAVMNRVGLKMAVANAQPEIIALADWVSSVPGGQGAVREAIRFLLTAQGRWEALWRQWAG encoded by the coding sequence ATGGAAACTAGGACACGGGCTGAACAGATTCGGATGCTGGTCCTTGATGTCGATGGCGTGCTTACCGACGGCGGCCTCTATTACTCCCAGGACGGAACCATCGGGAAGCGGTTCCATGTCCAGGACGGCCTGGGGATCAAGCTCGCCCAGGCGGCTGAACTGGAGATCGCCGTCGCCACTGGCTTGGACGCCGGAGCCGTGCACACTCGGGTCCGGGAACTTGGAATCACTGAATATTCCTTTGGGCGAACCAACAAGGTCCCCTTTGTCGAAGACATCCTTGAGCGGCGCGGCTGGCAGTGGGCCAATGTGGCTTTTCTCGGCGACGACTGGGTCGACGCCGCGGTCATGAACCGGGTGGGGCTGAAGATGGCTGTGGCCAATGCCCAGCCCGAAATCATTGCCCTGGCCGATTGGGTCAGCAGCGTTCCTGGAGGGCAGGGCGCGGTGCGTGAGGCGATTCGTTTTCTCCTCACGGCCCAAGGGCGCTGGGAGGCGTTGTGGCGGCAGTGGGCCGGCTGA
- a CDS encoding CTP synthase produces the protein MRTKYIFVTGGVLSSLGKGLAAASVGALLKARGLKVTIQKLDPYINVDPGTMNPFQHGEVYVTEDGAETDLDLGHYERYLDEYMAQSNNYTSGSIYHTVITKERRGDYLGGTVQVIPHVTDQIKQAVTGAARNDEDVVLIEIGGTVGDIEGLPFLEAIRQLRSDLGKENVLYIHLTLVPYMRAAGEVKTKPTQHSVKELRSIGIQPDIILCRTEVPLEQDIKDKIALFCNVEPDAVFTAIDVRHIYELPLSFYTEGLDQKIAIMLRLPAKNPDLAPWRQLVDKLHNPKGEVRIGIVGKYVDLKEAYKSLHEALTHGGLANDLAVELVYVNAEDLEKTSDPASLLQDLDGILVPGGFGSRGVEGKIKACGYARQNKIPFFGICLGMQCAVIEYARNVLELGKAHSSEFDACTPDPVIYLITEWFDHRQNCMQKRDKDSEKGGTMRLGAYPCQLRPDSKAMQAYGQELIQERHRHRYEFNNDYGPQFEENGLVLSGTSPDHELVEIVEMRDHPWFVACQFHPEFKSNPMRPHPLFREFIRAAKERKGV, from the coding sequence ATGCGGACCAAATATATTTTCGTGACCGGCGGTGTGCTCTCGTCCCTGGGCAAGGGACTGGCGGCGGCTTCTGTGGGAGCCCTTCTCAAGGCCAGGGGCCTGAAAGTAACCATCCAGAAGCTCGATCCATACATCAATGTTGACCCGGGGACGATGAATCCCTTCCAGCACGGTGAGGTCTATGTCACCGAAGACGGCGCGGAAACCGACCTCGATCTGGGCCACTATGAACGGTACCTCGACGAGTACATGGCCCAGAGCAACAATTACACCTCCGGCAGCATCTACCACACCGTGATCACTAAGGAGCGCCGCGGGGATTATCTCGGTGGCACCGTGCAGGTCATCCCCCATGTCACGGACCAGATCAAACAAGCTGTAACCGGCGCGGCCCGCAACGACGAGGACGTGGTCCTCATCGAGATCGGCGGGACGGTCGGGGATATCGAAGGGCTGCCCTTTCTGGAAGCTATCCGCCAATTGCGCTCGGATCTGGGCAAGGAGAATGTGCTCTACATCCATCTGACCCTGGTGCCGTATATGCGGGCCGCCGGTGAAGTCAAAACCAAGCCGACTCAGCACAGCGTCAAGGAATTGCGCAGCATCGGCATCCAGCCGGATATCATCCTCTGCCGCACCGAGGTTCCCCTGGAGCAGGACATCAAGGACAAGATCGCCCTGTTTTGCAATGTCGAGCCCGATGCGGTCTTCACCGCCATCGACGTGCGCCACATCTACGAACTTCCGCTGTCGTTTTATACTGAAGGATTGGATCAGAAGATCGCCATCATGCTGAGGCTGCCGGCCAAAAACCCCGACCTGGCGCCGTGGCGGCAATTGGTGGACAAGCTGCACAATCCCAAGGGCGAAGTCCGCATCGGCATCGTCGGCAAATATGTCGATCTCAAAGAGGCCTACAAAAGCCTGCACGAGGCGCTGACCCACGGTGGATTGGCCAACGATCTGGCCGTGGAACTGGTCTACGTCAATGCCGAGGATCTGGAAAAAACCAGTGATCCGGCTTCCCTGTTGCAGGATCTCGACGGCATTCTCGTGCCCGGCGGCTTCGGCAGCCGCGGAGTGGAAGGCAAAATCAAAGCCTGCGGCTATGCCCGGCAGAACAAGATTCCTTTTTTCGGGATCTGTCTCGGTATGCAGTGCGCGGTCATCGAGTACGCCCGCAACGTTTTGGAATTGGGCAAAGCCCATTCCTCGGAATTCGACGCCTGCACCCCGGATCCGGTCATCTATCTGATCACCGAATGGTTCGATCACCGCCAAAACTGCATGCAAAAGCGGGACAAGGACTCGGAAAAAGGCGGCACCATGCGCCTTGGTGCCTACCCCTGCCAGTTGCGCCCGGACAGCAAGGCCATGCAGGCCTACGGTCAGGAGCTGATCCAGGAACGCCACCGGCACCGGTATGAATTCAACAACGACTACGGCCCCCAATTCGAGGAAAACGGCCTGGTCCTGAGCGGGACCTCCCCGGATCATGAGTTGGTGGAAATCGTGGAAATGCGCGACCATCCCTGGTTCGTGGCCTGCCAATTCCATCCGGAGTTCAAATCCAACCCCATGCGCCCGCATCCGCTTTTCCGGGAATTCATCCGCGCGGCCAAGGAGCGCAAAGGAGTCTAG
- the rpoN gene encoding RNA polymerase factor sigma-54: MGLELRQQLKLSQQLVMTPQLQQAIKLLQLSRVELQERVEQELMENPILELQEDESAPDNAPETESKGEEHTPMDMGEKDLARNADWEDYLGVFSTSSGASRDAEIPEELPSYETRFSADHTLESHLLWQLHLTELSQEHKEIGEAVIGNLGPTGYLLASTDELAASTGATPEAIDEVVGFVQRFDPVGVAARSASECLLVQLETAGEEDPILLSLVRDHLEDIERHRFKPLLRKFRITQEDLETYIQLIRELDPMPGSSFGGATSPYISPDVYVYKDEDEFVIQLNEEGLPNLQISQYYMEAFKGRGGQEKEYFQDKMRSAVWLMKSLYQRQLTLYRVMESILKFQREFFEDGVSKLKPLILKDVAEDIEMHESTVSRVTTNKYAATPFGLFELKFFFNSGLGLDGGGQVGSESVKAAIKKMVSEENPRKPLSDEKIVSELKKELQINIARRTVAKYRTALGIASSSKRKRMV; the protein is encoded by the coding sequence ATGGGCTTAGAACTTCGGCAACAATTGAAACTTTCCCAGCAGCTGGTCATGACCCCCCAGCTGCAACAGGCCATCAAACTCCTGCAATTGTCACGCGTGGAGCTGCAAGAACGTGTGGAGCAGGAGCTGATGGAGAATCCCATCCTCGAACTCCAAGAAGACGAGTCCGCGCCAGACAATGCCCCTGAGACCGAGTCCAAAGGGGAGGAACACACCCCGATGGACATGGGGGAAAAGGATCTGGCGCGTAACGCCGACTGGGAAGACTATCTCGGAGTGTTCTCCACCTCTTCCGGGGCCAGTCGCGACGCGGAGATTCCTGAAGAACTGCCTTCCTACGAAACCCGCTTTTCCGCTGACCATACCCTGGAGAGCCACCTCCTGTGGCAACTCCATCTCACAGAACTCAGCCAGGAACACAAAGAGATCGGCGAGGCCGTGATCGGCAATCTCGGTCCCACGGGCTATCTGTTGGCCAGTACCGATGAATTGGCCGCCAGCACTGGGGCAACGCCTGAAGCGATTGACGAAGTCGTCGGATTTGTCCAGCGTTTTGATCCCGTAGGGGTGGCCGCCCGCTCCGCCAGCGAGTGCCTGCTGGTCCAACTCGAGACCGCTGGGGAAGAAGACCCCATTTTGCTCTCCCTGGTGCGCGACCATCTCGAAGATATCGAACGCCACCGCTTCAAGCCCCTGTTGCGCAAGTTCCGGATCACCCAGGAGGACCTGGAAACCTATATCCAGCTCATCCGGGAATTGGACCCCATGCCCGGCAGCAGTTTCGGCGGTGCCACGAGCCCGTATATCAGCCCAGACGTCTACGTCTATAAGGATGAAGACGAGTTCGTCATCCAGCTCAATGAAGAAGGGCTTCCCAACCTGCAGATCAGTCAGTACTATATGGAGGCCTTCAAAGGACGCGGCGGGCAGGAAAAGGAGTACTTCCAGGATAAGATGCGCTCGGCGGTCTGGTTGATGAAAAGTCTCTATCAGCGGCAGCTCACCCTGTACCGGGTCATGGAGAGCATCCTCAAGTTTCAGCGGGAATTTTTCGAAGACGGGGTTTCCAAGCTCAAGCCGCTCATTCTCAAGGATGTGGCCGAAGATATCGAGATGCACGAATCCACGGTCAGCCGGGTGACGACAAACAAATACGCGGCCACGCCGTTTGGTCTTTTTGAACTCAAGTTTTTCTTCAACAGCGGCCTCGGCCTTGACGGCGGTGGCCAAGTCGGTTCGGAGAGCGTCAAGGCGGCGATCAAAAAGATGGTCAGCGAGGAAAATCCCCGTAAGCCCTTGAGCGATGAGAAGATCGTCTCCGAATTGAAAAAAGAGCTCCAGATCAATATCGCGCGGCGAACGGTGGCCAAGTACCGGACAGCGCTGGGAATCGCCTCTTCCTCTAAGCGAAAACGAATGGTATAA
- the lptB gene encoding LPS export ABC transporter ATP-binding protein translates to MQTAEIEARDLCKRFGQRQVVRDISLRLDQGEVVGLLGPNGAGKTTTFYMLVGIIKPTQGQVFVNGRETTQWPLHDRARHGVSYLPQESSVFRKLTVRQNLEIILEYSCSSRKEARDEADRLLQELGIAKLADQKAMHLSGGERRRLEIARALIRKPTFMLLDEPFAGIDPLAVDDIQQIVAGLKNRGIGVLISDHNVRETLRICDRAYLVYEGQIILDGTPETIVADAKARQVYLGEKFEL, encoded by the coding sequence ATGCAGACAGCGGAAATTGAGGCCCGTGACCTTTGCAAGCGGTTCGGGCAGCGCCAGGTCGTGCGGGATATCTCCCTGCGTCTGGATCAGGGCGAGGTCGTCGGTCTGCTCGGGCCCAACGGGGCCGGCAAGACCACGACCTTCTATATGCTGGTCGGGATCATTAAGCCCACCCAGGGGCAGGTTTTTGTCAACGGCCGGGAAACGACCCAATGGCCCCTGCACGATCGAGCCCGGCACGGCGTGAGTTATTTGCCCCAGGAATCCTCTGTGTTCCGGAAGCTCACGGTGCGGCAGAATCTGGAAATCATTCTGGAATACAGCTGTTCCAGCCGCAAGGAGGCCCGCGACGAAGCTGATCGTCTGCTCCAGGAACTCGGGATCGCCAAACTCGCCGATCAGAAGGCGATGCACCTTTCCGGCGGCGAGCGCCGCCGCCTGGAGATCGCCCGGGCGCTGATCCGCAAGCCGACATTCATGCTCCTGGACGAGCCCTTTGCCGGCATCGATCCCCTGGCTGTCGACGATATCCAGCAGATTGTGGCCGGTCTCAAGAACCGGGGGATCGGGGTCTTGATTTCCGATCACAATGTCCGGGAGACGCTGCGAATCTGTGACCGGGCCTATCTGGTCTACGAAGGCCAGATCATCCTTGACGGCACTCCGGAGACCATTGTTGCCGATGCCAAGGCGAGGCAGGTCTATCTCGGCGAAAAATTTGAATTATAG
- the lptC gene encoding LPS export ABC transporter periplasmic protein LptC, producing MAAVGRLKAVAAAIILMGMAAGGWLGWTYWQNQPSETTGPSLPVDMAMRSVHLQGGEQGRQEWDLRAANATYDRDQGMVDLEQPVLTLPMQDGRAVVRASRGRYNQDNGQATMWPDVQAEYQNGTVRAQKAVFVRQEDRLDLEEDVVFDWPGLHVTGKSAQILLEAETVVVDGGVQAELHSRVQAPDEDGES from the coding sequence GTGGCGGCAGTGGGCCGGCTGAAAGCAGTGGCCGCGGCCATCATCCTGATGGGCATGGCGGCCGGCGGCTGGCTCGGCTGGACATACTGGCAGAACCAGCCGTCCGAGACCACTGGCCCGAGCCTGCCCGTGGACATGGCCATGCGCTCGGTGCATCTTCAGGGCGGAGAACAGGGCCGGCAGGAATGGGATCTGCGGGCCGCCAACGCCACGTATGACCGGGACCAGGGGATGGTGGACCTGGAGCAGCCGGTGCTGACGTTGCCGATGCAGGACGGCCGGGCCGTCGTGCGGGCCTCCCGGGGCCGCTACAACCAGGATAACGGCCAGGCGACCATGTGGCCTGATGTCCAGGCCGAATACCAAAACGGCACAGTCCGGGCGCAGAAGGCCGTGTTCGTCCGCCAGGAGGATCGCCTGGACCTGGAGGAGGATGTGGTTTTCGACTGGCCGGGGCTCCATGTGACCGGGAAGTCGGCCCAGATCCTTCTGGAAGCGGAAACCGTTGTCGTTGACGGCGGGGTCCAGGCGGAACTGCACTCCCGCGTTCAAGCTCCTGACGAGGATGGAGAATCATGA